The Flavobacterium jumunjinense genome includes a region encoding these proteins:
- a CDS encoding T9SS type A sorting domain-containing protein: MKKIFFTPLVFLLFISINAQQVTNGSLNGNCSGNGFVAPSCIKGWSASHGTPTVLKNTNNNTWALLSANSETSEGIYTNYNFIAGKTYHISFKMKTYINANYSERRKAKAKANIRTTNELTASSIANTKEALKTSELVWTSSVSNKISNWETIHITYTPTKNNAQLWFFPSMKANSKFNKNIKAQMEIDDIEINTSENSSFNTTIEIEDNQEENITENIFPNPIYRGQLLNISANPKNVNEVALFSLTGEKQRINFDKLDSETISFNINNTISKGIYVLNIVKNDNSTITQKIIIE, translated from the coding sequence ATGAAAAAAATATTCTTCACTCCGCTAGTATTCTTATTATTCATTTCAATAAACGCACAACAAGTAACAAACGGTAGTTTAAACGGAAACTGTTCTGGTAATGGTTTTGTTGCTCCAAGTTGTATAAAAGGATGGTCAGCTAGCCACGGAACTCCAACCGTTTTAAAGAATACAAACAATAATACTTGGGCATTATTAAGTGCAAATAGTGAAACAAGCGAAGGAATTTATACAAATTATAATTTCATAGCAGGAAAAACCTATCATATTTCATTTAAAATGAAAACATATATTAATGCAAATTATTCAGAGAGAAGAAAGGCTAAAGCTAAAGCAAATATTAGAACTACAAATGAGTTAACTGCTTCTTCAATAGCAAACACAAAAGAAGCTCTAAAAACAAGTGAATTAGTTTGGACTAGTAGTGTTTCTAATAAAATTTCAAATTGGGAAACAATTCATATTACATATACACCAACAAAAAACAATGCTCAACTTTGGTTTTTTCCTTCAATGAAAGCCAATTCAAAATTTAATAAAAACATAAAAGCTCAAATGGAAATTGATGATATCGAAATTAATACCTCAGAAAACAGTTCGTTCAATACTACAATTGAAATTGAAGACAATCAAGAAGAGAATATCACAGAAAACATTTTCCCTAATCCAATATATAGAGGACAACTTTTAAACATTTCTGCCAACCCAAAAAACGTTAATGAAGTTGCATTATTTAGTTTAACAGGAGAAAAACAAAGAATCAATTTTGATAAATTAGATTCTGAAACAATAAGCTTCAACATTAATAATACTATTTCTAAAGGAATTTATGTACTTAACATTGTAAAAAATGACAATTCAACAATTACTCAAAAAATCATAATTGAATAA
- a CDS encoding T9SS type A sorting domain-containing protein, producing MKNLFTKLLFLIWGITSAQCVTNGTLNATSLGNNGITSVQGWQGSHGTPSTAGVVNSNTWVWMWSHSGGGEGIFTNYNFVQGQSYQISFDIKTSTNISNPNKTVLNSLVYVKALNNLSQNAGINTLLNNGQIVLQSTIATYRSSNWITVTVNFIANQNYTQLSFFPYMAANSSTNGSAQVQMEIDNIQIIPPVTSVFHFEDANNNMKTDFCEGESILLDGAASFGESQYYLDVWRRPIGTTGAFQWQTQIAGNGWTQGQLGVLNLTSIFNGQGYAFASGYEYQIKVATASPPCVGWVPTTHEFRVLNSNASSLFTFNSFCAPDGTISVTVTANDTSSGVNHWWGLIESSVAGSITDANSSGLVGTIQSGTTTTFTGLSKDKNYYIKHGVYNSCVSWRETRTALPQTAAWTGYTTNFSINASNVGNNVNVTAIAAPNSVFVSHHWSISYAPNGNTSGNSPVVGSNPTVSNNGGTATFNTNLVINTWYYIKHGTWNDCAPWGETRKAFRIVIQGKSANGAVYAIETKDVKEVFLGETFNKLDDTTLLEQLSPNPVAKGNSCTFTTDSKNVSEVIIMDLLGKSSTLNFSIKDANSISFPLENSITKGIYIIKVIKKDNSISTKKLIVE from the coding sequence ATGAAAAATTTATTTACAAAATTACTATTCCTAATTTGGGGAATTACAAGCGCGCAATGCGTTACAAACGGAACTTTGAATGCTACTAGCCTAGGTAACAATGGCATTACAAGCGTACAAGGTTGGCAAGGATCTCATGGAACTCCAAGTACTGCTGGAGTAGTAAATTCTAACACGTGGGTTTGGATGTGGTCTCACTCTGGAGGAGGAGAAGGAATATTTACTAATTATAATTTCGTACAAGGACAAAGTTATCAAATTTCTTTTGACATTAAAACCTCAACAAATATTAGTAATCCTAATAAAACTGTACTAAATTCATTGGTTTACGTTAAAGCTCTTAACAATTTATCCCAAAATGCTGGAATAAATACGCTACTTAATAATGGACAAATTGTCTTACAAAGTACAATTGCTACATATCGTAGTAGCAATTGGATAACTGTTACCGTTAATTTTATCGCAAATCAAAATTACACACAATTATCATTTTTCCCCTATATGGCTGCAAACTCATCCACAAATGGGTCTGCTCAAGTTCAAATGGAGATAGATAACATACAAATTATACCTCCTGTAACTTCAGTGTTTCACTTTGAAGATGCAAATAATAATATGAAAACAGATTTTTGTGAAGGAGAAAGCATTTTATTAGACGGAGCAGCATCTTTTGGAGAAAGTCAATATTATCTTGATGTTTGGAGAAGACCAATTGGAACAACAGGTGCTTTTCAATGGCAAACACAAATTGCTGGTAACGGATGGACACAAGGGCAATTAGGTGTTTTAAATTTGACTTCTATATTTAATGGTCAAGGTTATGCTTTTGCTTCTGGGTATGAATATCAAATTAAAGTAGCTACTGCATCTCCTCCTTGTGTTGGATGGGTGCCTACAACACATGAGTTTAGAGTTTTAAATTCTAATGCATCATCACTTTTTACCTTTAACTCATTTTGTGCTCCAGACGGAACAATCAGTGTAACGGTTACTGCTAATGATACTTCTTCAGGAGTAAACCACTGGTGGGGATTAATTGAATCTTCAGTTGCAGGTTCAATAACAGATGCTAATAGTTCAGGACTAGTAGGAACAATACAAAGTGGTACAACAACGACTTTTACAGGTTTATCTAAAGACAAAAACTACTACATCAAGCATGGTGTATATAATAGCTGTGTTTCTTGGAGAGAGACAAGAACTGCACTTCCTCAAACTGCTGCTTGGACAGGTTATACAACAAACTTTTCAATCAATGCATCTAATGTTGGAAACAACGTAAATGTAACAGCAATTGCTGCACCTAATTCTGTATTCGTAAGTCATCATTGGTCAATTTCTTATGCTCCAAATGGAAACACTTCAGGAAATAGCCCAGTTGTAGGAAGTAATCCAACTGTTAGTAACAATGGAGGAACTGCAACATTCAATACTAACTTAGTAATAAACACTTGGTACTACATTAAACATGGAACATGGAATGATTGTGCTCCTTGGGGAGAAACAAGAAAAGCATTTAGAATTGTAATTCAAGGAAAATCAGCAAATGGTGCAGTATATGCAATTGAAACTAAAGATGTAAAAGAAGTATTTCTTGGAGAAACTTTTAACAAATTAGACGATACTACTCTTCTTGAACAATTATCACCAAACCCTGTAGCAAAAGGAAATAGTTGTACTTTCACTACTGACTCTAAAAATGTAAGCGAAGTTATAATCATGGATCTATTAGGAAAGTCAAGTACGTTGAATTTCTCTATTAAAGATGCTAACTCAATTTCTTTTCCATTAGAAAATTCAATAACTAAAGGTATATATATTATAAAAGTTATTAAAAAAGACAATAGCATTTCTACTAAAAAATTAATTGTAGAATAA
- a CDS encoding 2-isopropylmalate synthase — protein MENQKVQIFDTTLRDGEQVPGCKLNKEQKLKIARRLDELGVDVIEAGFPVSSPGDFEAVEAIAKNVNNATVCGLTRAVKNDIEVAAKALRKAKKPRIHTGIGTSDSHIKYKFNASKDEIIERAVNAVAYAKTFVDDVEFYAEDAGRTDNEFLAQVCTEVIKAGATVLNIPDTTGYCLPEEYGAKIKYLTENVIGIEKAILSCHCHNDLGLATANSIAGVINGARQIECTINGIGERAGNTSLEEVVMILRQHPTLGLDTNVNAKLLNEMSRMVSESMGMLVQPNKAIVGANAFAHSSGIHQDGVIKNRETYEIIDPADVGVNESSIILTARSGRAALAYRAKKIGYELTKLQLDVVYQEFLRLADRKKEVIDDDVHRIIEVSKIGILV, from the coding sequence ATGGAGAATCAGAAAGTACAAATCTTCGACACTACACTTCGTGATGGTGAACAAGTACCTGGTTGCAAACTAAACAAAGAGCAGAAGTTAAAAATTGCAAGACGTTTAGATGAATTAGGTGTAGATGTGATAGAAGCAGGGTTCCCAGTTTCTAGTCCAGGTGATTTTGAAGCAGTAGAAGCTATTGCTAAGAATGTAAATAATGCAACAGTTTGTGGACTTACAAGAGCTGTTAAAAATGATATTGAAGTAGCGGCTAAAGCACTCAGAAAAGCAAAAAAACCAAGGATTCATACCGGAATAGGAACATCTGACTCTCATATAAAATATAAATTTAACGCATCTAAAGATGAAATTATAGAACGAGCTGTTAACGCTGTTGCTTATGCAAAAACATTTGTAGATGATGTAGAGTTTTATGCAGAAGACGCAGGAAGAACAGATAATGAATTTTTAGCACAAGTTTGTACAGAAGTTATTAAAGCAGGAGCAACAGTGCTTAATATTCCTGATACTACGGGTTATTGTTTGCCAGAAGAATATGGAGCAAAAATAAAATACCTAACAGAAAATGTTATTGGAATCGAAAAGGCAATACTTTCTTGTCATTGTCATAACGATTTAGGGTTAGCTACTGCAAACTCTATTGCAGGTGTTATTAACGGAGCACGTCAAATAGAATGTACGATTAATGGTATTGGAGAAAGAGCAGGAAATACTTCGCTAGAGGAAGTTGTTATGATATTAAGACAGCATCCAACATTAGGTTTAGATACGAATGTAAATGCAAAATTATTGAATGAAATGAGTAGAATGGTTTCAGAGAGCATGGGAATGTTAGTGCAACCTAATAAAGCTATTGTTGGCGCAAATGCTTTTGCGCATAGTTCTGGAATTCATCAAGATGGAGTTATAAAAAACAGAGAAACGTATGAGATTATTGATCCTGCCGATGTGGGTGTAAATGAATCATCAATTATATTAACGGCAAGAAGTGGAAGAGCAGCTTTGGCTTATAGAGCAAAAAAAATCGGATATGAACTAACAAAACTTCAGTTGGATGTAGTGTATCAAGAGTTTTTGAGATTAGCCGACAGAAAAAAAGAAGTAATTGACGACGATGTACACCGTATTATTGAAGTTAGTAAAATTGGAATTTTAGTATAA
- the leuC gene encoding 3-isopropylmalate dehydratase large subunit: MEKKTLFDKVWDSHVVSEVPNGPQVLYIDKHLIHEVTSPQAFAELEERNIPVFRPNQIVATADHNVPTINQHLPIEDELSKNQLEQLTKNCAKNNIELYDLGHEYQGIVHVIAPELGITLPGMTMVCGDSHTSTHGAFGTIAFGIGTSQVAQVFASQCLLLNKPKSLRVNVEGKLGKGVTPKDVILYIISKIGTNSGTGYFCEYAGNVFQEMSMEGRMTVCNMSIEMGARGGMIAPDEVTFDYVKGKKFAPKGAVLEEKIAYWKTLPTDEGAVFDKEYHFKAEDIAPMITYGTNPGMGIKISENIPNLEDVSFQKALDYMGFKKGQSLIDKPINYVFIGSCTNSRIEDFRVVADYIQGKQKAKNVIALIVPGSQQVAKQIKEEGLTTIFETAGFEIRQPGCSACLAMNDDKIPAGEYCVSTSNRNFEGRQGQGSKTLLSSPLVAAAIAVEGKIIDITKHLN; this comes from the coding sequence ATGGAAAAGAAAACCTTATTTGATAAAGTTTGGGACAGTCATGTAGTCAGTGAAGTGCCAAATGGACCACAAGTTTTATATATAGACAAGCATTTAATTCATGAAGTAACAAGTCCGCAAGCATTTGCAGAGTTAGAAGAAAGAAATATTCCTGTTTTTCGTCCGAATCAAATTGTTGCTACTGCCGATCATAATGTACCAACAATAAATCAGCATTTACCAATAGAAGACGAATTATCGAAAAATCAATTGGAACAGTTAACAAAAAACTGTGCTAAAAATAATATAGAGCTTTACGATTTAGGACATGAATACCAAGGAATTGTTCATGTTATAGCTCCTGAGTTAGGAATTACTTTACCAGGGATGACAATGGTTTGTGGAGACAGTCATACGTCAACACATGGTGCATTTGGAACGATTGCATTTGGAATAGGAACAAGCCAAGTAGCTCAAGTTTTTGCAAGTCAATGCTTATTGTTAAATAAGCCTAAGAGTCTACGCGTAAATGTTGAAGGGAAATTAGGAAAAGGAGTAACGCCAAAAGATGTTATTTTATATATTATTTCTAAAATAGGAACCAATTCTGGAACGGGATATTTCTGTGAATATGCAGGAAATGTGTTTCAAGAAATGTCTATGGAAGGAAGAATGACGGTTTGTAATATGAGCATCGAAATGGGTGCTCGTGGAGGAATGATAGCACCAGATGAGGTTACTTTTGACTATGTTAAAGGAAAGAAATTTGCACCAAAAGGAGCTGTTTTAGAAGAAAAAATAGCCTACTGGAAAACATTACCTACAGATGAAGGAGCTGTTTTTGATAAAGAATATCATTTTAAAGCAGAAGATATTGCACCAATGATTACGTATGGAACTAATCCCGGAATGGGGATAAAAATCAGTGAAAATATTCCCAACTTAGAAGATGTTTCTTTTCAGAAAGCATTGGATTATATGGGATTTAAAAAAGGACAATCATTGATAGACAAACCTATTAATTATGTGTTTATAGGGAGCTGTACCAATTCTAGAATTGAAGATTTTAGAGTAGTGGCAGATTATATTCAAGGTAAACAAAAAGCCAAAAATGTAATTGCATTAATAGTTCCAGGATCACAACAAGTAGCGAAACAAATTAAAGAAGAAGGATTAACTACAATTTTTGAAACTGCAGGTTTTGAAATTCGTCAACCAGGATGTTCTGCTTGTTTAGCAATGAATGATGATAAAATTCCAGCGGGTGAATATTGCGTTTCTACATCAAATAGAAATTTTGAAGGACGTCAAGGTCAAGGTTCAAAAACATTGCTTTCTAGTCCGTTAGTAGCTGCAGCAATTGCAGTAGAAGGAAAAATTATAGATATAACCAAACATTTAAATTAA
- the leuD gene encoding 3-isopropylmalate dehydratase small subunit produces the protein MEKFIKLKSTAVPLPVENIDTDQIIPARFLKVTNKIGFGNNLFRDWRYDDKDQPITSFVLNNTSFSGTILVAGDNFGCGSSREHAAWALTDYGFKVIVSSYFADIFKGNALNNGLLPIQVSPEFLKNILNRIKENPLIQLIIDLEAQTISVEKIELIESFEIDAYKKLCMINGYDDIDFLISNKEKIETFEANRNKEEAIVS, from the coding sequence ATGGAAAAGTTTATAAAATTAAAATCAACTGCGGTTCCTTTACCAGTTGAAAATATAGATACCGATCAAATTATACCCGCTCGTTTTTTAAAAGTAACAAATAAAATAGGTTTTGGAAATAATCTATTTAGAGATTGGAGATATGATGATAAAGACCAACCGATTACCTCTTTTGTATTAAACAACACTTCTTTTTCAGGTACAATATTAGTTGCAGGAGATAATTTTGGGTGTGGAAGTAGTAGAGAGCATGCAGCTTGGGCATTAACCGATTACGGGTTTAAAGTTATTGTTTCTAGCTATTTTGCTGATATTTTTAAAGGAAATGCTCTAAATAATGGATTGTTACCTATTCAGGTTTCGCCAGAGTTTTTAAAAAATATTTTAAATCGTATTAAAGAGAATCCATTAATACAATTAATAATCGATTTAGAAGCACAAACGATTTCTGTTGAAAAAATAGAATTAATTGAATCGTTTGAAATTGATGCTTATAAAAAGCTATGTATGATTAATGGTTATGATGATATTGATTTCTTGATTAGTAATAAAGAGAAAATTGAAACATTCGAAGCTAATAGGAATAAAGAAGAAGCAATAGTTAGTTAA
- the leuB gene encoding 3-isopropylmalate dehydrogenase has protein sequence MNLKIAVLSGDGIGPEVTKESVKVLKAVAEVYGHTFEFQEALVGAIAIYEKENPLPEETLALCKSSDAVLFGAIGDPKYDNNPDAKVRPEQGLLKLRKELGLFANIRPITAYDSLLEKSPLKKEIIQGTDMVIYRELTGGIYFGEKKLNEDKTIASDLCEYSQIEIERIAHLAFKAAQVRRKKVTLVDKANVLETSRLWRRVVTALSKQYPDVTLDFLFVDNAAMQMILNPSQFDVILTENMFGDIISDEGSVIGGSIGLLASASVGDGTALFEPIHGSYPQATGKNIANPIASILSAAMLLGHFGLNEEAKRIQEAVDRTLKNNIVSVDINKENPSSTSLIGDVIAEMILVDDQSISSSFFENIKLGKSVYI, from the coding sequence ATGAACTTAAAAATAGCAGTTTTATCTGGAGATGGAATAGGACCAGAAGTAACAAAAGAGTCTGTAAAAGTTTTAAAAGCTGTTGCAGAAGTCTATGGGCATACATTTGAATTTCAAGAGGCTTTAGTTGGAGCTATTGCAATATATGAAAAAGAAAACCCATTGCCAGAGGAAACATTAGCACTATGTAAATCGAGTGATGCAGTTTTGTTTGGAGCAATTGGTGATCCAAAATATGATAATAATCCAGATGCAAAAGTGCGTCCAGAACAAGGTTTATTGAAGCTAAGAAAAGAATTAGGTTTGTTTGCAAATATTCGACCAATAACGGCTTATGATTCTCTTTTAGAAAAATCCCCATTGAAAAAAGAAATCATTCAAGGAACAGATATGGTTATCTACAGAGAGCTTACTGGTGGAATTTATTTTGGTGAGAAAAAGCTAAATGAAGACAAAACAATAGCTTCAGATTTATGTGAGTATTCACAAATTGAGATTGAACGAATTGCTCATTTGGCATTCAAAGCTGCACAAGTAAGAAGGAAAAAAGTAACTCTTGTAGATAAAGCCAATGTTTTGGAAACTTCAAGATTGTGGAGAAGAGTAGTAACAGCACTTTCAAAACAGTATCCAGATGTTACATTAGATTTCCTATTTGTAGATAATGCAGCAATGCAAATGATACTAAACCCAAGTCAGTTTGATGTTATTCTTACAGAAAATATGTTTGGTGATATTATTTCGGATGAAGGGAGTGTTATTGGTGGTTCAATAGGATTGTTGGCTTCGGCATCTGTGGGAGATGGAACGGCATTGTTCGAACCTATTCATGGTTCCTATCCTCAAGCAACAGGGAAAAACATAGCAAATCCTATTGCGTCAATTCTAAGTGCAGCAATGCTTTTAGGACATTTTGGATTAAATGAAGAGGCAAAAAGAATTCAAGAAGCAGTAGATAGAACGTTAAAAAATAATATAGTTTCTGTAGATATTAATAAAGAAAACCCTTCTTCGACAAGCTTAATTGGAGATGTAATTGCTGAAATGATTTTGGTTGATGACCAGTCGATTAGTAGTTCTTTTTTTGAAAATATTAAATTAGGGAAGTCTGTTTATATTTAA
- a CDS encoding outer membrane beta-barrel protein, whose product MFKKYYFFIVIISSLFSFGQNSYTISGKLLDESLKLPLESATVYFSKAKDSSVVDYTISDKNGNFKFKLKAVDYPLYLKVSYYGFSDYKKEFKNISKDLDLGTIYLVENVSTLNEVIVKSEIPPIIVKTDTLEFNASSFKVSPDANVEALLKQLPGVEIDDEGKITVNGKEVNNILVNGKPFFGKDGKIATQNLPADMIDKVQVTDTKTKQEELSGAAASENSSTINLTIQEDKNKGLFGKATVGYGSDERYESSLLFNYFKDTQKISVLGSSNNINSTGFSMDEIFDNMGGGRSRSMYINENGSFGINGMRFGGNTGITKSSMIGFNFSDEWFNKKLDPNGSYYFSNAITENKNRTSRTNLLPTGNTSTNSESNSKSDVLGHNISLDFEVKVDSTTTFYISPSVSKNRVDSKFSSNASSFDASNNLLNENTSINSNSDESTKFSNTIYFYKKLKKKGRGFSVSFKNDNSKNESFLNTINNTVFYQSGNPNDSRDQNQFDEVKKEEYQVKLDYTEPISDSLTLSFETSFKTEKSNNATNTFDFDTFTNSYSNFNGQLSNTIDGLNNTFNYGIGLRVRKSKFRGSIKMGADFLNYDNQSEYLGVNTVVKNKYIYPNLNGYFSYEIGKSKSIYSQYSYNASLPSAQQLLPFENLANPLNTVIGNAFLKPSENYSLYLSFNNYDYATRSGFYTYGGGDFDRNKIVSSTVYDSDFKANTTYQNIDNTYNFYVGFSVNKSHKKEKRTIKYGFGMNLNYNFDQGLTNAVLYEAKGIQINPKVNFSWDIEDMVTIAPSYRYTYNTRSFKNYVIDNTNNYRHTFKVEATTYWPKNIVLGNDFGYTYNSNIANGFQKDFYLWNVSLGYNFFNEQLLAKVKVYDLLNQNVNATRTITPTAITDTENTVLQQYVMFSLTYKLEKFGGKKKKRNMFFVN is encoded by the coding sequence ATGTTCAAAAAGTACTATTTTTTTATAGTAATAATAAGCTCTTTGTTTAGTTTTGGTCAAAACAGCTATACTATTTCGGGTAAATTGCTAGACGAAAGTCTAAAATTGCCATTAGAATCTGCTACGGTCTATTTTTCAAAAGCCAAAGACTCTTCAGTTGTTGATTATACCATTTCTGATAAGAATGGAAATTTCAAATTTAAATTAAAAGCGGTCGATTATCCTTTGTATTTAAAAGTTTCTTATTATGGTTTTTCAGATTATAAAAAGGAATTTAAAAACATAAGCAAAGATTTAGATTTAGGAACGATTTATTTAGTAGAAAATGTGTCAACATTAAATGAGGTTATCGTGAAATCTGAGATACCACCAATTATAGTTAAAACAGATACATTAGAGTTTAATGCTTCTTCTTTTAAAGTAAGTCCAGATGCAAATGTAGAAGCATTGTTGAAACAATTACCTGGAGTAGAGATTGATGATGAAGGGAAAATAACGGTAAATGGAAAAGAAGTAAATAATATATTGGTAAACGGAAAACCATTTTTTGGGAAAGACGGAAAAATAGCTACTCAGAATCTACCTGCCGATATGATCGATAAGGTTCAGGTTACAGATACTAAAACAAAGCAAGAAGAGCTTTCTGGAGCGGCAGCTAGTGAAAATTCAAGTACTATAAATTTAACAATACAAGAAGACAAGAATAAAGGACTCTTTGGAAAGGCAACAGTAGGATACGGTTCAGATGAAAGATATGAATCGAGTTTACTGTTTAATTATTTTAAAGATACTCAGAAAATTAGTGTCTTAGGTTCTTCAAACAATATTAACTCTACAGGGTTTTCAATGGACGAAATCTTTGATAATATGGGCGGTGGTCGAAGTCGTTCTATGTATATTAATGAGAATGGAAGTTTTGGGATTAATGGTATGCGTTTTGGTGGAAATACAGGAATTACAAAATCGAGTATGATTGGTTTTAATTTTTCTGATGAATGGTTTAATAAAAAACTAGACCCTAATGGGAGTTATTATTTTTCTAACGCAATCACAGAAAATAAAAACAGAACTAGTAGAACGAATCTTTTACCAACAGGAAATACAAGTACGAATTCTGAATCTAATTCAAAATCAGATGTTTTGGGGCATAATATTAGTTTAGATTTTGAAGTTAAAGTAGATTCAACTACAACATTTTATATTTCGCCAAGTGTATCGAAGAATAGAGTAGATAGTAAATTTTCTAGTAATGCAAGCTCTTTTGACGCTTCTAACAACTTACTGAATGAAAACACAAGTATAAACAGCAACTCAGATGAGAGTACTAAGTTCAGTAATACGATATATTTTTATAAGAAATTAAAAAAGAAAGGAAGAGGTTTCAGCGTGTCCTTTAAAAATGATAATAGTAAAAATGAAAGTTTTTTAAATACTATAAATAATACTGTTTTTTATCAATCAGGAAACCCAAATGATTCGAGAGATCAAAATCAGTTTGATGAGGTAAAAAAAGAAGAGTATCAAGTAAAACTAGATTATACTGAACCTATTTCAGATTCTTTAACATTGTCTTTTGAAACTTCATTTAAAACAGAAAAAAGTAACAACGCAACAAATACTTTCGATTTCGATACTTTTACAAATTCATATTCCAATTTTAACGGTCAGTTATCCAATACAATTGATGGCTTGAATAATACATTTAATTATGGAATTGGACTTCGCGTAAGAAAAAGTAAATTTAGAGGAAGCATAAAAATGGGAGCAGATTTCTTAAATTACGATAATCAATCCGAATATTTAGGTGTAAATACAGTGGTTAAAAATAAGTATATTTATCCAAATTTAAATGGTTATTTTAGTTATGAAATAGGAAAGTCTAAATCTATATATAGTCAATATTCGTACAACGCAAGCCTACCTTCTGCTCAGCAATTATTACCCTTCGAAAATTTAGCAAACCCATTAAATACTGTAATAGGTAATGCTTTTTTAAAACCGTCTGAAAATTACAGTTTATATTTAAGTTTCAATAATTATGATTACGCAACTCGTTCTGGATTTTATACCTACGGAGGTGGAGATTTTGATAGAAATAAAATTGTAAGTTCAACCGTTTATGATAGCGATTTTAAAGCAAATACAACCTATCAAAACATTGATAATACCTATAATTTTTATGTCGGATTTAGTGTAAACAAATCGCATAAAAAAGAAAAAAGAACAATTAAGTATGGTTTTGGAATGAACTTAAACTATAATTTTGATCAAGGATTAACCAATGCTGTTTTGTATGAAGCTAAAGGAATTCAAATTAATCCTAAAGTTAATTTCTCGTGGGATATAGAAGATATGGTTACAATAGCTCCTTCTTATAGATATACGTATAATACAAGGTCATTTAAAAATTATGTAATTGATAATACTAATAATTATAGGCATACATTTAAGGTTGAAGCAACAACCTATTGGCCAAAGAATATAGTGTTAGGGAATGATTTTGGATACACTTATAATTCAAATATAGCAAATGGCTTTCAAAAAGATTTTTATTTGTGGAATGTTAGTTTAGGCTATAACTTCTTTAATGAGCAATTACTAGCAAAAGTTAAAGTCTATGATTTATTAAATCAAAATGTAAACGCAACAAGAACGATTACACCAACTGCAATTACAGATACAGAGAATACAGTGTTACAACAATATGTAATGTTTTCTTTAACCTATAAATTGGAAAAGTTTGGAGGCAAGAAGAAAAAACGCAATATGTTTTTTGTTAATTAG